AATGTTTTACACCATCTTCTGGTTGAGCAACATAATTAAAACGAGCATAATCCATGATTGATGATGTATGTCCATTTTTTTCTTGGTATGCTGCATCTCTCAATTTTTCTACAGGAGTCGCTGAGCTAGCTCCCATATTATGACGCAATCCTAAAGTATGACCTACTTCATGTGATGAAACAAATCGGATTAATTCTCCCATTAATTTATCATCAAATTTTTTAGCTCTAGCAGCTGGATCAACAGCAGCAGTTTGAATTAAATACCAGTTACGCAATAAACTCATGATATTATGGTACCAACCGATGTGGCTTTCTAGAATTTCTCCACTTCTAGGATCGTGTACATTTGGTCCATAAGCATTTTGAATGTCGGCAGCAAAATAGCGAAGTACTGAAAAACGAGCATCCTCTAAGCTCATTGTCGGGTCATTTTCTGGCCAATATTCTCCACGAATTGCATTTTTCCATCCAGCAGCTTCAAAAGCTACTTGCCAGTCATCAATACCTTGTTTGATAAATTTTTTCCATTTTTCAGGAGTTGCAGGATCAATGTAATATACTATAGGTTTTAATGGCTCAATTAATTCACCATTTTTTTGTTTTTGAGCATCTTCTGGAGATTTAGGCTCCAAACGCCATCTTACTGCAAATACTTTATTCTCTGCTTTTTGTGATTCTTCTTCAAAAACACTGTATTCATTTGCAAAATAACCTACACGAGCATCAAAAACTCTTTTACGCATAGGTTTTTTTGGTAACAAAATCATAGACGTATTCATCTCTACCGTAACTACACCTGCATCAAGTGCTGATGGAAGGTTCACACCAATTTGTGGAGTAGGAGTAAGATTAATTCTAGGTGGTACCGTTGTAAACGTTTTTACAGTTCTAATTTCAGTATTTATTGGAAAACTACTTATTTTAGAAATATAAGATCTGTCTTTTTGAAAAGCTTGAATGTTTAACAACTGTTTCTTAATGGGATCAAGTGAAAAAGTTTGTACATCAGCATCAAAAGTAGTAGTTAAATCAAGTACATATCCTGTAATTTTTCCAGCTTCATCCTTTTTGTAGGCAAGAACGTCAAAGTTCCCAATTATAGGATCAGATGTTGAATTTTTTACGGCTTGTGCCATTGGTTTATCCTCATCTGGTGACATAATTACGTAGGTAATTGATCGTAAAAGAATGTTGTTGTTCATTCCTTTTTCAAAACGAACTACTTGTCTGTTAATTTCTTCACCACCAAAAATTCCTCCACCAGCAGGTGTTTTAGAATATCTTGTGATGGTCATAATTTCGCTACCAAGTAAGCTATCCGGAATTTCGAATAAGTACTTATTATCTGTTTTATGAACATCAATTAATCCTTTTTGGGTTACAGCAGTGGAGTCTATAACTTTTTTATAAGGTTTAGGTTCTTTTTTAGCCTCTGCTGGTTTAGCTGCTGGTTGAGCAACAGCTGTCTTGTCATTTTTTTTCTTTTTTTTGCTTTGAGCAAATGTCTCAGGAGCAGCAAAAAGTGCGATGCACGCAATAATTAGAGTTAGTTTTTTTTTAAGCATGTAATTCTACACATTATAGTTAATAATTAGTTTTGTGTAAATAAATAGAGTGCATTCGTATTTATTCATCTTTAATTATCAAATCTATTGATATATTTTTAATATTGAACTTTTAATATTTTCATTTTATAATAATTAACATAAATTAACATTCGTTTTATTTTTCTCTTTTGAACTTTTTCGTGCTACTTTTTTTAAATAAGCCTTTTAATTCTCACTACTTTTGTTTTGAGTTCCATCAGTAGGAATTTTAGTGTCACAAATATGAGATTTTCGATAGTATTACAAAAAAAGGTTACACGGATATAATGAGAAAAATAAAATATAAAAAAGGCAGGAAATTATTGCCTTATAATCTTGAATACACAGGAATCCACAAAGAAATGCAGTCAGAAATGCAATTGTTTGTTTATAATGATATTGATTTTACAGAGTACACTGATTTTAAAGTAGAAGAATTAAATCAGTTAATTGATTTTTCTAAAATAAACTGGCTCAATATTCATGGACTTAATAACGTAGATTGGTTGCAAGCCATTGGAAAGAATTTTGGAATTAATAATTTTATTTTATCCGATGTTTTAAACACGATACGAAGAACAAAATTTGAAGAATCACATGATTTTTTATTTTTCAACATTAAATCGCTTTTACCTCTCGAAAATTCAGAGAACATTAGTATTGAACAAATTAGTTTTTTGTTAAAAGATGGAATTCTAATTTCGTTTCAGGAAAAAAGAAGTGATTTTTTTTCACACATTAGAGAAAGAATTAGAACCCATTCAGGACTTGTTCGCGTAAAAGGTCCTGATTACTTATTGTATATATTGCTAGATGCAATTATAGAGAATTTTTACATTACGCTAGAAAGCGAGGAGGATAAAGTAGAAGAACTTATAAATTTAACCAAAGAAAATCCCGATCCAATAATTTTAGAGCGAATAGAGAAACATCGTGACAATTTGAATGTCTTAAAACGCGCTATTATTCCGCTCAGAGACTCTCTGTACGATATTAAAAGCATAAAAGATGATTCTATTTTTAATGTAGTTGAGACAGATACTTTTAGTTTTTTTGCTCGATTGCATCAAAAGTGTTTAGAACTTTTAGAGCAAATAGATTCGGATATGGATTCATTGGAGAGTGCTTCTAATTTCTTTTTTTCTGCTCAAACGCATAAGATGAACGAAATCATGAAAACACTTACGATCGTCTCTGCTATATTCATTCCGCTTACTTTTATTGTAGGTGTCTACGGTATGAATTTTGAAAACCTGCCAGAATTGAAATTTAAATATGGATATCATACCGTAATGGGTTTCATGTTTTTAATAGTAATTGGAATGATTATTTATTTTAAAAAAAG
This portion of the Flavobacterium sp. CECT 9288 genome encodes:
- the corA gene encoding magnesium/cobalt transporter CorA, with product MRKIKYKKGRKLLPYNLEYTGIHKEMQSEMQLFVYNDIDFTEYTDFKVEELNQLIDFSKINWLNIHGLNNVDWLQAIGKNFGINNFILSDVLNTIRRTKFEESHDFLFFNIKSLLPLENSENISIEQISFLLKDGILISFQEKRSDFFSHIRERIRTHSGLVRVKGPDYLLYILLDAIIENFYITLESEEDKVEELINLTKENPDPIILERIEKHRDNLNVLKRAIIPLRDSLYDIKSIKDDSIFNVVETDTFSFFARLHQKCLELLEQIDSDMDSLESASNFFFSAQTHKMNEIMKTLTIVSAIFIPLTFIVGVYGMNFENLPELKFKYGYHTVMGFMFLIVIGMIIYFKKRRWF
- a CDS encoding zinc-dependent metalloprotease, coding for MLKKKLTLIIACIALFAAPETFAQSKKKKKNDKTAVAQPAAKPAEAKKEPKPYKKVIDSTAVTQKGLIDVHKTDNKYLFEIPDSLLGSEIMTITRYSKTPAGGGIFGGEEINRQVVRFEKGMNNNILLRSITYVIMSPDEDKPMAQAVKNSTSDPIIGNFDVLAYKKDEAGKITGYVLDLTTTFDADVQTFSLDPIKKQLLNIQAFQKDRSYISKISSFPINTEIRTVKTFTTVPPRINLTPTPQIGVNLPSALDAGVVTVEMNTSMILLPKKPMRKRVFDARVGYFANEYSVFEEESQKAENKVFAVRWRLEPKSPEDAQKQKNGELIEPLKPIVYYIDPATPEKWKKFIKQGIDDWQVAFEAAGWKNAIRGEYWPENDPTMSLEDARFSVLRYFAADIQNAYGPNVHDPRSGEILESHIGWYHNIMSLLRNWYLIQTAAVDPAARAKKFDDKLMGELIRFVSSHEVGHTLGLRHNMGASSATPVEKLRDAAYQEKNGHTSSIMDYARFNYVAQPEDGVKHLFPRIGDYDKWAIKWGYSYFEDSKTEAQEKTVLNDMTKEAYKNNRLWFGTESSPYDPRYQTEDIGDNAMRASEYGIKNLKRILPNLIEWSKEDGESYAELDELYGALTGQFRRYMGHVTKNVGGIYDNPKTYDMSGNQFQVVPKSIQKDAVLFLNNQLFNTPKWLLDQSVLSKINPDSGVEAVKSMQDATLSSLMTGDRMVRLMESASASKENYSVDELLTDLNKGIFSELKTSSSIDIFRRNIQKIYVDKMIELLKPGTTTVRSVPVGVTYGFNSRRVNLAQTDLPSIARGQLNALKNELKMSSLKMTDKISKYHVQDLIARISDALNPKQ